CGAAGGGAAAGTTGCAGAAATGTGGGACAAAGATTTAAGGGGTTCTTGTTCGATACTCCTGGTTGATCCTCCTTCATCGGTTGCTGAGATGATGGCTGTTGTTGATGGAtatcaatatggttttcctcaacagcGGGTGCTCGAGGTATGTTCTTTAGATCTCTGATTGATCACTCTTTCGTGAGCGTAAAATCTGACATCTACTTTGCTCCATCAGAtaatgaggagtgagcattgcaaccaTACTCTGTACCAGTTTTTCAGGGCCAAAGCCCTTAAGCTTGGGGCCAAAGCCCTTAAGCTTGAAGCCAAGCTTCGTCACCGGGAAGAGGAGTTGAGCACCGTTGAGTCTCTCATCTCTGCTAAGGATAAAGAGATTCAGGATTTGAAGGACAGATTGAAAGGGAAAGAGCAAATGGGTGTTATGAAAGAGCAGCTTCGAACGGACTTGGCTCTTGTTCGCAGCGAGTTGGAGGAAGCTCTCAAGGGCTCTTCGTCAGTTAAAGGTTCGTGTTCTCTTCGTTATCTTACCTTCGTCTTCTTCCTTAGTCTtcttggtgttctgtctgagtcccaccctatctccagcggGTGACGCCGAAGAGTTGATGTGGCTTCGGAATGAGAGGGTCCGGCTTGCCTCTCATATGAAGGGGTTAGTGGAGAAGATCAAGAGTAAAGCCACCAGGTGGAATGCTAGGGCCGAAGAGCATAACAAGTTTCTATCTGGGTTAAGGGCCAGGAAAGCCCAGTTTATTGATATGCAGAATAGTCTTCGTGGGGCCACTGAACATTCCTCTAGCTTGGCGGCTAGGGTAGAGCAGTTAGAGAGGGAGATACATCGAGCTCGTTCTTCTCATGGTCCTGAGGTTACTAATTATATGCAGCAGCTCGTTCGAGAGAGAGACAATGCTAGGGCCGAAGCCCATGCTCTGAGCAATGCTTTGACTGCTTCTCGTGCTGACGTTGCCCGTATGGtagagtctgagaggaatctcgagATGAACATGTATAGGATTAATAAAGGGATAGAGAAAATGAATGATGAAGTtaaccaccttcgtcaccaggAGTCTATGAAGCAGGTAAAGTTAGATGAGAGTCAATATGCTCCCTCAAATCTTCagttggattataagaaaatatcCAATGAGTTCGATTTTCTCGATGAAGGCCGCGACGCTGTTGTTTATGATTTAGAGGCAGTTTCGGCTAGAGTCGGAGGTATATGTTTATTTTTTGGTGTGTAAATTCGTATCTATAATTCCTTACAAGCTGTGTTTATTCCTTGtgtagagctcgagggacaacttcttGCTACAAATGCAAAGCTTAAAGAGGCTCAATCTTCCCTAGTGCAGCAGGAAAGTCAGACATCGTATTACAAAGGTTTAGCTGATTCTCGTGACGAAGCGGGGACGGAGGCAGCTAAGGAAGTGGCTCGGTCGACTGCTTTATTGTCCCAATCTGAGCTTCGGTCTACTGTTATCGGTCACAAGGCTCGCTGTCAGTTGGCCGAGGAGGTCAACAAGGTCTTGACACGGGTCGAGCAAGGCCTCTTAAGGGATCATAATATTGTTAAGAACTATCCCCGTCGCTCCATGCCCGAACCTATGACTTTCTCCTCTGGTCCTTCTTCGGGTGGGAGCGTTCCTTCGTCTCAGAAGAAGAATCCCACCGATCATGCTGAGTCATCTAGGGGAAAATAGGTTTCTTTATTTGggaagttgatctttgttgattatttgGCTTCGGGCCATTTTTTGGATATAATATTATTTTCTTGTGTTTTGCTcgatcttgtaatcaactttcaTGAAATAGATCAACGCTTTTTGGTATATTTACAATTTTCTTCCTACCTGCAACATTTGGTCAGTTAATATATTAGATGCTTAGTAAGATTTCACATGATAAAAGTGTTTGGTTGCGATTCCAAAGGTGTGCACCTTCGTGATCATCTTGTGACCTataccccgctggctaatcctgggccagaggattcccagacggtgggggtcgaggcATCGTTCCCGGATATGTGGTGAGTTATTGAAATATTTACAAACACCCATTCCGCTGAACCGCTACCTTAgagttggttgggtatctctttctgctggatgtcTCCCCCATGGTTTTACACTTATGAACACTTATAGGGGGGTCCTGAGAGATTGTAAGTGAATATTTACCCCAATGGATAGATTTTTCAAAAAGTTGGATCGTTTTGATTGATATATTGAGGgatgctactcctcgtccagagatagaaacatgtcgagcgAGTACGCTGCTTTCTTCTTTCGGTACTCTTCACGCAGGTGCAAGGCTGCGCTGCATTATGGGTAGTATGGTTTGAgatatttagcattccaagggtgtctgGGGATTTCTCCTTTGAGGTTACGCAGGTAGTATGCCCCGTTTCCTGCGATGTCGTGTATAACAAATGGtcctccccatgttggtgctagtttaccccacttcttttctcgctGGTATTGGGGTATAGTTCTCAGCACATacttcccttctacaaaatttctaagcttaacctttttattgtactcccttgctaacTTTTGCTGGtagttttccatcttttgtaacgctgcttcccttctttcctccaagtcatctagcctttccaacatcatgtccgtggtgaggttcttttcccatgcctcggTCTTCGTTGTTGGCATAAGGATTTCCGTTGGCATGACCACTTCGGCCCCGTAGGTAAGGAGGAATGGAGATTCACCGGTGGCGGACCGACGCGTGGTTCGGTATGCCCATAAGACGTTGTGTAGTTGTTCGCACCAGCGTTTTTTGTGTTCGTCCAATTGCTTCTTGAGGATGAGGGTGATAGTTTTATTTGTGGATTCGGCCTGTGCGTTGCTCTAGGAATagattggtgttgacttgttcttcctaattttgaaagtatcgaagagcatgtctatgttttttccttgtaattgcttgccattgtcggatacgatttctgctgggataccgaacctgcatatgatattttggaagatgaaagtGAATACGTCTGAGTCAAAGATTCTAGCCAGAGCCTTTGCCTCCACCCACttgctgaagtagtccgtggataCGATTAAGAATCGTattttccctgacccttcgatcaGGGGTTCGACAATGTCTATTCCCCATTTGGAGAAGGGTCAGGGGATATCTATAAAATTTAACTTTGTTGCGGGAGCATGGATCCTTCTGGAAAACCGTTGACATTCATCACATCTTCTGGAAATCCTAGATGCATCTCTTATCATATGCGTCCAGTAATACCCCTACATTTTTTCCTTGTCCGATAACGATCTCattccgctatgattccctgcatcgccataatgtatttcttttataaTGAGGTGCCCCTCTTGTCTTGACACGCatcgtagtaatggtccgaggaaagattttttATATAAGATCATGTCGCGGAGGTCATATCTCCCTGCCTTGGATTGTATCTTCCTGGCTAGTTTCAGGTCTGCAGGTAAAGTACCTTCTTGAAGGTAAAGATGAATCTCATATCTCCAATCTTTTTCCTTGGTAAAATCCTCATCCTCATTTGCTTTCGTTACGATGTCATCTTCCATGAAATCGTTGGCAATATCCTCTCATGCATCATCCTCAGCAATTTCCTCCCCAACGTTGTCCTTGCGGTGTGTGGCGGGGGATTGCTGAGGGATGATGGAAGGTTCGTACACCCTGGATACTTTGATAGCTTTCACGCTCTCATCTTTTAACATAGATGAAATGTATGCCAAGGCATCGGCATGCCTGAGTTCCTTTCTGCATAGGTGCCGAAAATTGATGTTCGGTATCTGGGATGCCAGTGTCTGGACTAACGCCATATACTTTGAAAGGGTTTCGTCGTAGACATTGTATTCTAGCCCGATTTTTCGTATGACCAGCTGTGAGTCACTTGTAAAGCGTACCTCAGTTAAGCCCATTTTTATTACTAAACGAAGAGCATGTACCAcagcctcgtattcgacgatgttgttggtatgccccttgaactcTAGTCTCAGCGCATGGACGATCCTTTCTCCGgtgggggtggtgattacgatgcctatgtcAGCACCTTCCCGATTTCTGGACACGTCTACGAAGAGTTCCCATTTCTTTTGGTTTGTAGGTTCCAGAATATCGACAGGGTCCTTTCCATCTTCGGTTTCTGGCATGCCTTGGACTTCCTCGTCATTGTCCAGAGGTAAGTCCGCTAGGAAATCTGCCAAAACTTGAGATTTCTGGGAATGTTGAATCTCATGGATTATGTTGAATTGGTCGACATGTGTGTTCCATTTTGCTATCCTCCCAACTTTCCCGGTGCTTTTGAGAATAGCCTCTGACGGTGCTTTTCAGGGGACACGAATGTAATGAGTCAAGAAATATGTTCTCAACTTCTGAGTTGCCCATACTAGTGCCAaaatgagctgctcgatcttcgtgtaattctgTTCCGCCAGGTTAAGTGTCTTGCTGACATAGTAAATTGGCTGCTcaatcttcgtattggttttaacCAGCACTGCGCTGACCGCATCATCGGTTGTAGATATATAAAGAGCCAATACTTCGTCAGGATCCATCTTCTGGAGAATGGGGATTGTTGCCAAGTACTCCTTAATTTGTTGGAAAGCTATCTCACATTCAGGGGTCCACTCGAATTTGTATCCCTTCTTGAGGATGCTGAAAAAGGGTTTGCATCTATCTGAAAATCTTGAGATAAACCTCCCTAGCGCTGCTAGGGATCCATTGAGTTTTTGGACTTCTTTCAAGTTCTTCGGGGACGGCATTTATACGATGGCTTGGATTTTGGCAGGATCGAATTCAATGCCCCTTTTAGTTACTAGGTATCCAAGGAATTTCCCTGAAGTAACACCAAACGTACACTTCTACGGGTTTACTTTCATGTTGTGCTTCCTCATAGCCTCAAAGATATCTCTCAAATCCTGGTGATGGTATGCGCGCAACTTAATTTTGACCAGCATATCATCTACGTAGACCTCCAGCGTATTCCCTATCCACGGTTTGAATATAGCGTCGACCATCCTTTGATATGTCGCCCCCGCATTTctcagtccgaagggcattcttgtGTAACAATCGAGGCCGTgaggggtgtagaatgttgtgtgttgttggTCTTCTTCCGCCAGGAAAACCTGGTTGTATCCTGAGTAACCTTCCATGAAGgatagttcttcgtatccttccacagCTTCGACCAGTTGGTCGATGCTAGGGAGTGGATAATTGTCCTTAGGGCAGGCCttgttgaggttggtgaagtcgatgcaaatTCTCACCCCTCCGTTTTTCTTTGgcacgatgaccatgttcgaaaTCCACGTGGGGTATTTCACctccttgatgaatcctgcttTTAGAAACTTGCTGAGTTCTTTCTCAATGGGCTGATGATACTCTGAAGCTATCTTGCGTACCTTCTGTCTGAAAGGAGTTTTGCCTGGTTTTATACGGAGCTCATGTTGAATTATCTTCGGATCTattcccggcatgtctcctaatttCCACGCGAAGACATCCGCGTACTATATGAGTAGTTGGGTTAGGGCTAGCTCTCTTTCCTTGCTCATTAAAGTTCCTATCTTGATCATTTTCGGATCTTTCTCTGgccctatgttgatttccttagcgGGTTCCAAAGATGTAAATGTAGGCTTCGGTTCCCCTAGGagagggacgttctttaattgttaTTTGGTAGGCTCCTCTGTCGTCTTGGCCCCTGAGGTACTTGCCTCAGCGCATTGAACGTCGCCCCCCTTCGTCAGGCTTTTTCCTGCGATTCCTTCGAGGTACAAATCAATGGCCTTTTCTTTGGCAGCTTCCTTGTTCCGGCTTCTGCGGGATTTCCATTGCTCATATAGCTCGTTATTGAGCTGGTTTTGCATAGCTTGGCATTCCCGAGCAGTGACCTGGTcacccttgatctccattatccCTTCGGGTGATGGGAATCGAAGACACTGGTGATAAGTTGATGCTATCCccttgagcttgtgtacccatcttCGTCCGATGATAGTATTGTATCGGGAAGGAACATCTACCACGCTGAAACGGGTGTCTATCTTCATCGGTCCTGCATTTGTTTGTAGAAAAATGTCCCCCAATGGTTTCGTAGGATCCCCGTTGAATCCATAAATGGTGTGGTACGAAGATATCAGCTACTCGTCGTTTAGCTCCATTCGTTTGAACGTATCATAAAACAAGACGTTGACTGAACTTCCTCCGTCAATGAGGATATTCTTGATGTTGCACCCTGCTATAGGCAGTGTGAGGATCAAAGGATCATTGTGATCCTCcatgtcttcctccatatcatcTGCCTCGAAAGTGATCGGTGCATCCATCCATTGCTCGTGATCGTTTATCTCTACCCCATCGATCTTGTACAACTCGCAGTAGTCCTTGAATTGGTTTCTCAGCCATTTTCCAATCTGCGTTGTTAACGAAGGTCCAGCGGCTTCCGAACACGAAATGGTGTTTAGCGTTCGATTTCCTTCAGGCAGTTGAACTTGTTTGCTTCGTTTCGACCTGTCATCTGCTTCTTCCTTCCTTATGTATTGCTTCAGTTCTCCGTTGTCGATAAGCTTTTGGACCATTATCTTCAAGTTCTTGCACTTCTCGGTTGGGTGCCCATTGAAACATTGGTAGTCGCAGTATTCCTTCGATTTTTCGGATCTTGGGGGTTGCTTTCCTTTTGACCATGGCCATTCCAAGTTTTCTCGACCCTTAATTTCTTTTAAGATTCGAGCGTAACTTGTGTTTAGCTTCGTGTAGACTCGATCTTCGAACCTTCGATCATCGTTTCGTATGGGCGTTCAATCGAACTTCTTTTCGATCCACTGGCCTGCTCTGTGAAGTGAGTTCGATGAGATCTTTGAGCATGGACCCTCAGATTTTCTCGTTGGATTTCTTCCAACCTGGCGTGTTTTTCGATGATTACTCGAAGATCCCCTTCCGTCGTGGGTACACTCCCATGAATCTCGACAAACAACAGGCTCATCCTGTCTAAACCCCACTTGTAGAAGTTAATGCTGACCACTGGGTACACATTCCCTACAGCCTGGCATATCTTATGCCATCTATCCGTGTATTCCCTGGTCGTCTCCTTGTATCTGATGTCTAATGAGAATAACTTGTCCATCCCAACGTGGACGACCTTGTTATACACGTAAGTTCTTAAAAACTTTTCGGTGAGTTGCTCATTCGATCCGATGGAGTTGGGAGGTAGGTTATCAAACCAGGACAGAGCCGATCCCTTCAAGATCGAAGGGAAATATCTATAGAGGACCACGTCGTCCTGATCCCATCGAGCCAACATACGATTGTAATACCGAAGATGGGCCGCGGGATCGCTGGATCCATCGTAGCATTCAAATGCTGGGATCGGACATTTCTTAGGGATTTCAGCTTTGGATAATCTTGGGACTAGAGGAGTAGTATTAGCTTCTATCATGACTTCCTCTAATCTTCCACCTCCTTGCTTGGCCTTCAGCTGCTTGATCTCTGCCATTATTTCAGTGCGAAGATCTTCTATCGCACAGTGATGGACGGCTATTACTGCGGATTGCCCTGGTCTTCGATCATTACTATCGAAGTAATCCGAGTCTTCAGGATCATATTCTTGGTCTGACGATCGGTTTCCCCTGATGTGTCCTTAGTTCAAGGGCTCGGGATTGGCTTCGTTTGTTACGACCATACTTCGATCGtgatttggctctggtgcttttgaATTAGCTTCGTCATGTTGGTTCGCTATCTTATTTTTGAGATCCTGGTTTTCTCTAGCCAGTATTGCCACTGCTTCTGCGTATGTTCTCTGATTCTTCTTTAGTTCTTCGAGATCTGCCATCAATTGGGAGGAATGATTCGATCCTTGGTTTGGTGTCCCGACCTGTCCCTGCCCTCCAACCGCCATGGTCCGACCTTCGTCGATTGTATGGATTTTTGGGGAAGGGGGATCGGTATCCCTCATCGGTGGCTCTCCTTGTGTTACGATGGGTTGATTCATCGTTAGCAATGACTGAGTGGTTGGAATGGTCTGGTTTTGATCATTTGTCTACGGCATTCCGAAGGCTGCCTGGTGCATTGTTGATTCTGCGAACCCTTCACGTTGCTCATGAACGTGTGATCCCATTGCTAGATTGGTCTTATCATCCTGTGCCGCAAGGGCTTTGACCGCTGCCGATGCTATCGTGATGGCGTTCATTGGTGAGGTGATCTCAGCTGTGTCCACCTTCTGGGTCGCGGTATTTGCCTTCTCACCCTTCTGCTTACTGCGGGTCACAACTGGTGTGGTCCTCAGCGTTTCATGGGGCCTTTCCTTTTCCTACCTCTTTGACTTTTTCCATGTCAGATTCCTGCAAAAGACGATAAGCAGTCGAGGGAAAAAGGGATCGCAACGGTTTTGTTAGCATAGTTAAACTTAAGTGCGGGCGATCACGACACCGAAGGTGCGAAAAAGATATTCCATCTATTACTCCCCTCTTCAGAGGTATTGGATTTTCTTGATTCCTTCGATCCATAGTGAAGCTCTAAGAATAACATGAGGGAGTTTTAAATGTGTTTTAACATCCTAATACGACAGATCTGCGGTTTTAAACGATAATGGTTGGCAGATCTGTTTGTTTTAAACATCAAAGCTACCATATTTGCGGTTTCAACACTCAAAGTCGACAGATTTGGTATTTTAAAAGGACAGATGGCAGATCTGTTACCTCAAAACAGAGAAGACAAATCCTAGGAAACAGATCTGCTGTTTTTACAAGTCCGTAAACGAAGTTTGTAGAAGAACCACCGTAAAAACTCTTATGGAAAAATCAGTGTAAAATTCTTGTAGAAGAATCAACGTAAAACTCTTATAGAATTGCCAAGGCCTTTAAAGGCGGCCATAACGAAGTTAGAATAAACCGTCTGAGATACTATTTCACGGGGAATAGTATCAAAGGCTCAAAAATCACaagaaagataaatcttttatcgGGACAGTTCtccgtttctagcgccagattgtggacacataaatcacgaaggcatccacaggtccacaaacaatgttcgcatccATAAATGAAAGACGTTATATACAATATGACGGTTATAAATAGCATAAAcacgatgactcatcgactcagagtcttcggactcgtcattgtctagtcgagatTAAGTTAGATCAATCATCCCTCAAGATTACGAAGTGTGACCGATCCAGATATAAGTAATAAAATGTAAATAcaatgctgaaatgtaaataacacagagatttacgtggttcaacgctaaggcctacatccacggggtgttGAGTTTTACTATGTATTGAAGGGTTATATATGAAGTCGAATGACTTTAAGTGAAATACGATAATGGAGGAAATGGaaatcatacttactcttcctatttctctctcctagttctcTCTTCCCTCTTCCAGATTGGTTCCCCCCTTCTCTCTCAGAGGAGgagggtatttataggaaaaacaTGCAGGGTGTCTTGTCAGAGACCGTTGAAATCTTATCTTCTTATTCTCTGTGCCAATCCCGCTGGTGTCTTCGTTCCGAACCGATGCCCCCAGCGGCTGTTGTTGATACCGCTGGATCGATGCCTTCTCTTCCTTGGATATATTGACACGTGCCTTATGGTTAGGGAATTTAATGTGGGTGGTTGGGTCGTCTGCGTGCGACAGTTAGCTGTCTGCAGGTCCCAACACACTCATGTCAGTATTTTTAACCCCTACCGTCGATCTTTGAGTTATCCTCGAGATTAGGTAAAGTAACGTTTAGGGCATCTTTCCCTACTTCTCGGTGGT
This genomic stretch from Papaver somniferum cultivar HN1 chromosome 5, ASM357369v1, whole genome shotgun sequence harbors:
- the LOC113278959 gene encoding uncharacterized protein LOC113278959; translated protein: MAEIKQLKAKQGGGRLEEVMIEANTTPLVPRLSKAEIPKKCPIPAFECYDGSSDPAAHLRYYNRMLARWDQDDVVLYRYFPSILKGSALSWFDNLPPNSIGSNEQLTEKFLRTYVYNKVVHVGMDKLFSLDIRYKETTREYTDRWHKICQAVGNVYPVVSINFYKWGLDRMSLLFVEIHGSVPTTEGDLRVIIEKHARLEEIQRENLRVHAQRSHRTHFTEQASGSKRSSIERPYETMIEGSKIESTRS